A region of the Candidatus Methylomirabilis oxygeniifera genome:
GTTTACCAGCGTCAACGTGATTCTCCGTGTTGCGGAGCCGGTAGGGCAGGGCGAGCCCGATGTGAGGCCGGAGCCTGCCGCCAGACGACCGGTCAAGCGATATCGGAACGAAGCGGCAATCCTCAATCCGAAGTATACCTTTGAGAATTTTGTTGTTGGTAGCTCCAGTCAATTTGCCCACGCCGGCTGTCTGGCCGTGGCAGAGCAGCTTTCGAAAGCGTATAACCCGCTCTTTATCTATGGGGGTGTCGGCTTGGGGAAAACCCACCTGCTCCACGCCATCGGCCACCTGGTCCTCAAACGAAACGCCAGACTCAAGCTTTCCTATGTCTCATCTGAGAAGTTTACCAACGACCTAATTAATGCGATTCGGTTCGATTCCACTGGCGAGTTCCGTAATCGCTATCGCAGTCTGGACCTGCTGCTCATCGACGACATTCAGTTTATCGCGGGCAAAGAGCGGACCCAGGAGGAGTTCTTTCATACCTTCAATGAACTGTACGACTCCTCAAAACAGATTGTGATCTCCTCTGATAGCCTCCCACGCGAGATCCCCACGCTGGAAGAGCGGTTACGCTCCAGGTTCGAGTGGGGCCTGATCGCCGACATTCAGCCGCCCGATCTCGAAACCAAGGCCGCCATCATTCGGAAGAAAGCGCAGGCGGAGGGCGTGCGGCTTCCTGATGATGTCTCACTCTTTATCGCCAAGAACGTGCAGTCGAATATCCGGGAGTTGGAAGGCTCGCTGGTTCGCCTTGTTGCCTACGCCTCGATGACGGGGCGAGAGATTTCCTTGGAGCTCGCCCAGGAGACGCTGAAGGAGCTGAATGCCGAACGGGCCAAGGTCATCACGCTGACCGCCATCCAGCAGACGGTCGCCGAGTTCTATCGCGTCAAGGTCGAGGACCTTAAATCCAAGGAGAGAAACTGGGGAGTGGTCCTGCCGCGCCAGGTAGCGATGTACCTCAGTCGAACGCTGACCGCCTCGTCGCTGCCGGTGATCGGTGAGGCGTTCGGAGGCAAGGACCATACGACGGTGATCCACTCCTGCGACAAGATCAAGCGGAGACTCACCACTGATGAGGCCTTCCGGCGGCAAATCGAATCCCTCTCTCAAGCGATCACCTCATAAAGGAAAGGGGATAGGGTTGAGGGTGTAGGGTGCAGGGTAGCGAAGACAATCGGATGTAAGTTTTAACCCTGAACCCCGACCCCCCAACCCTTAACCCATCCCTCTCTCCCCTCCTACCCCGCCACTTCTCAACTCTTGCCTGAAACGGACCGTTCACGTATGATTCGGCTATGTTGACCCTTGTTACGGGTGGGACCGGCTTCGTCGGCGCCGCTGTTGTCCGACTGCTGCTCTCAGAGGGATATTCCGTCCGGGCGCTGGCCAGGCACGGGAGCGACCTTCGAAATCTTGATGGCCTTGATGTTGACCTGGCGTTTGGCGATCTCCTCGATAAGGAATCGCTACGACAGGCCTGCAAGGGGTGTCGGCGACTCTATCACGTCGGGGCCCACTACTCGCTGTGGGAGCCCTCGCCGGAGGTCTTTTACCGAATCAACGTAGACGGCACCAGAAACCTTTTGGAAGTCGCCATAGAGGAGGGGGTCGAGCGGGTTGTGTACACCAGCACCGTCGGCGCGCTGGGTTATCGGGAAGATGGCGGCCCCGCTAATGAGGAGACACCGGTCAGCCTTGATCAGATGATCGGCCACTACAAGCGGTCGAAGTTCCTGGCCGAAGAAGAGGCGCGAAAGGCTGCCCTCCGCGGGTTGCCGATCGTGATCGTCAACCCGAGCACGCCTGTCGGGCCACGCGACATCAAACCGACGCCGACGGGTCGGATTATCGTCGATTTCCTGAACCGTCGAATGCCGGCCTATATCGACACCGGCCTCAATTTTATCGATGTGGATGATGTGGCCAAAGGTCACCTGCTTGCCGCCGAACGTGGCCGGGTTGGGGAGCGGTACATCCTTGGCCGGAGCAACTTGACACTGCAGAGACTCTTTGCGGTCCTGGGACAGATCGCAAAGCTCCCTCCACCAAGA
Encoded here:
- the dnaA gene encoding Chromosomal replication initiator protein dnaA; this encodes MNLTNSPVRADEIWKEALATIQGKVARQSFDNWFRPLALESLEGSCVTVRLPNQFFKEWFEDHYLDVLKSVFTDLMFTSVNVILRVAEPVGQGEPDVRPEPAARRPVKRYRNEAAILNPKYTFENFVVGSSSQFAHAGCLAVAEQLSKAYNPLFIYGGVGLGKTHLLHAIGHLVLKRNARLKLSYVSSEKFTNDLINAIRFDSTGEFRNRYRSLDLLLIDDIQFIAGKERTQEEFFHTFNELYDSSKQIVISSDSLPREIPTLEERLRSRFEWGLIADIQPPDLETKAAIIRKKAQAEGVRLPDDVSLFIAKNVQSNIRELEGSLVRLVAYASMTGREISLELAQETLKELNAERAKVITLTAIQQTVAEFYRVKVEDLKSKERNWGVVLPRQVAMYLSRTLTASSLPVIGEAFGGKDHTTVIHSCDKIKRRLTTDEAFRRQIESLSQAITS
- the dfrA gene encoding putative dihydroflavonol-4-reductase (DFR) (Dihydrokaempferol 4-reductase) (Evidence 3 : Function proposed based on presence of conserved amino acid motif, structural feature or limited homology) — protein: MLTLVTGGTGFVGAAVVRLLLSEGYSVRALARHGSDLRNLDGLDVDLAFGDLLDKESLRQACKGCRRLYHVGAHYSLWEPSPEVFYRINVDGTRNLLEVAIEEGVERVVYTSTVGALGYREDGGPANEETPVSLDQMIGHYKRSKFLAEEEARKAALRGLPIVIVNPSTPVGPRDIKPTPTGRIIVDFLNRRMPAYIDTGLNFIDVDDVAKGHLLAAERGRVGERYILGRSNLTLQRLFAVLGQIAKLPPPRVRLPYRLIVPLAYGNHWLSSFTRKPPRIPLEGVKMAKRRMFFDASKAVRELGLPQSPIERALEEAVRWFTDHGYVAKP